Within the Methanothermobacter sp. genome, the region GTCCGCAGGGAAAACTGGTAAGGTTTTTGAGGTCGTGGCATCCTCAAGGGGAGGAGCAGGGAGTCAAATGCCATTCTACGCACTTTTAGGCGTTGTAAGTATCGTACTCCTTATAGGCGCCGGCTACTTCCTCAGAGGATTCGGAAAATTCTGAAAAATTATCCCTCTTTTTATATTTTTCTTGGAACCCCCCACTACCTTATTTGATTATCTTCAAAATTTTAAGGAAAAATAGAAAAGCTATGAAAATTATATGATTAAGAAGATACTTTTTTTATATGTAACAATCTATTATAATTTATCATATTGATTTTCCTATTTGGGGTGCTATTAATGAAAGAAAAAACTAAAGAGATAGGTGCAAGGATAAAAGAGTTAAGAGAACTTTCAAATATCACAGTAGAAGAGATGGCAGACCACTTAGGGGTTCCTAAGGAAACTTATGAGAAATATGAGACAGGAGAAGAAGACATACCCGCCAGCATATTATTCGAGATAGCTCATAAACTTGGCGTTGACATGGGACTTCTTCTCACAGGAGAAGAAGCTAGGATGCATATTTTCACTGTCACAAGGAAAGGTAAAGGTGTTAAAGTTGAAAGACGCAAACAGTACAAGTATGAAAGCCTCGCCGAGAAATTCATTCATAAGAAGGCGGAACCATTCATAGTAACGGTAGAACCCAGAGAAGATAAACCAGAGATGAACAGCCACCCAGGACAAGAATTCAACTACATCCTAGAAGGTAGCATAAGATTCTATATCCACAACAATGAGATAATACTTAACGAAGGCGACTCAATATTCTTTGATTCATCATATCCACATGCAATGGAGGCCCTCAACGGCAAAAGGGCAAAATTCCTAGCCATAATAATGTAAAATGAGGTGGCAAAGACATGGCGTCAATACTAAAAAAATTCGTCAACAGGATAGAGTTCGAATCATATGAAGATTTCAAGGAAAACTTCAAAATAATAGTACCAGAAAATTTCAACTTCGCCTATGACGTGGTTGACTGGTACGCCAAAAAACACCCACAAAAAGAAGCTCTAGTATGGTGTAACGACAACGGAGACGAACGCATAATAAACTTCAAAGAAATGAAAGAATACTCAGAAAGGGCGGCCAACTTCTTCAAAGACTGTGGGATAAAAAAAGGCGACAGGGTAATGCTAACCCTAAAGGGAAGATACGACTTCTGGTTCTCATTACTGGGCCTCCATAGGATAGGGGCCATCGCAATCCCAGCAACCCACATGCTAAAAGAAAAAGACATAATCTACCGTATAAAAAAGGCGGATATAAAGATGGTGGTTTGCATTGCAGAGGACGGCGTGCCAGACTGTTTCGACAAAGCCCAAGAAGAGATGGGTGACATTCCCCTCCTAAAAGTCATTGTAGGCGACGAAGACAGGCCTGGTTGGATTAATTTTAGAGAGAAACTTGAGGAGATGCCTAAAACTTTCAAAAAACCGGAAGATTACCCTTCAGACGAGGACATATTATTAGTATACTTTTCATCCGGGACTACTGGGATGCCTAAGATGATAAAACATGA harbors:
- a CDS encoding cupin domain-containing protein, encoding MKEKTKEIGARIKELRELSNITVEEMADHLGVPKETYEKYETGEEDIPASILFEIAHKLGVDMGLLLTGEEARMHIFTVTRKGKGVKVERRKQYKYESLAEKFIHKKAEPFIVTVEPREDKPEMNSHPGQEFNYILEGSIRFYIHNNEIILNEGDSIFFDSSYPHAMEALNGKRAKFLAIIM